Part of the candidate division KSB1 bacterium genome, CGATGAAGGGTCTCAACCAAAATATATTTACCGTCGGGAGAAGGTTCGGCACGCTTGATTAGACCTGAAGAGCCCAAAGGGGTGGTTTTGCCGTCGAGATTTACCTGAACTGCTTGAGCATTTAAATAATATTCGAACAATGCTTCATCATGGGTATCCTTCAGGAGATCCTGGTAAGTACGCGCAGCTGCTTTTCTACCGGTTGTTTCCTGCATGACCGGGCCAACGGGAACAGTTGGTGCAACTGGCGGCTCACCACGATCATCCGGAACAATTCTGCATATTAAAGTCCGGTTATCTGAAACCCAGTGAAATGGGGTGCGGTAAGCGCTATTTACTCTTAATGAAATCAGCTTGCGCGCCTTTCTTGAAGCAACGTTTGCAACCCACAAGTTCTGACCATTTTCTTCGACGGCCAAAAAAGCGATATGCTTGCCGTCGGGCGACCATTCGACATAACGGATACGGGCCCCTTCGGGAAGGCCGGTAATCGGTACTTCTTCACCACCGGAAATCTTTTTTAGCTTCAAAGCTGAAAAATATCTACTACGGCTTGGTCCGTTGGTTTTCGGATTGATTCGCAGACCGGCGATGCGAAGTTCAGGCTGTGCTAATTCGGAAATGGATGGCAAACTCGGCCTTTCTAAAATCAACATCCAGGTGTTTGTCGGGTCGATGTCTACAGATGGCGTAGAAGGCGCATCCACTAAATCGGCTATCACTTTTGCCGGCATTTGATAGGTTTGCTCAGACGTGTCTTGAGCAAGCATTGGCGCTTTACTTAGACAAAAGACTCCCAAAATCATGATGAAAATAACTCTGAACTCACCCATTCTAATAGAGTGCATTAAAGAATTCAACATGGCGGACTCCTGTTATTTTGTTGTTTAGTTGGAGAGTTGAAATATGTCAAATAATTTTATATTTGTCAAGGGATTCGTAGAGCGAGGAGTGTAAAGCGATGAGCGAAAGCGCAATCAGGGTTCGTCTTGCGCTTCCACCCCTTCGAAAGGGACTATTATAAATTGTAAGTTACCGGCACCCAGTTTTTAGTCTTGCAGGAGGACTTTGGGCAAATAAAAGTTGGTTCATTTAAATATGGAATGAGGTTTCGTTGAAATTGGGTTTTGCATTTTCCGCAAATTATAAAAACTGCCTCAGGGGAGACTTCAAAATAAGAGGGCACAACTGCATTCTTTCGGGCTGCTTTGCGCTGCCACCCGCGGCGTTTTTGTGAGCTTCGGCCGAACATATTTGAATAATCGACATCTATTTATGCGAACTCCAATTTCCGTGGGATAATAAAAAAGGCACAGTCCGAAAAACTGTGCCTCTGTATCTCCCTTCAGGATCATTTAGACAGGCAACCGTCCCCTGTAGGAGTAGCTATCAGCCACCAAGGGGAAAGGTGATGCCGGCCATAATCTGGATGCCCTTGGTCTTGATTTCAGTGTCGTCAGACGAGTCATCATTAATGTCCGATAGACCAAGGGAGTAACGCCCTTCGACAAAAACGGTGTTATTGCCCATTGGCAAGCTCACCCCACCGCCGAAAGCAAGTCCGAAGTCGATGCTCTTGACGTCATCTTTGACGTCTTCATCTTCCGCTTTGGCGCTAAGCAAGAACCCGACAGTTGGACCAGCCATAACATAGGGCTTGGTATCGCTGCTACCAAAGGCAAACTTGAGCATCGCTGGCACCTCGATATAGGATATCTTGAATTCGGTTTCAAGAGTGAATCCTTGCTCTGAGAATTTTAGTTTTGCGCCTTTCTGGAGAAACATTGGCTCCAACTGCAATGCTAAAGTTTCACCCATGCCAAAACTCAAGATACCGCCTATTCCAAAAGCGGTGCGGTTGGAAAGATCCACCCCGTCGTCTGGGTCAACACTCAAATTTGCCAGGTTTAAGCCGCCAATCACACCAAAATTGACTTGTGCGGTGGCAGGTAGAACAGTAATTAGTGTGAACAACGCCCCCACTAAAACACTCATTTTTTTCATGATAACCTCCTATGAAAAATTTGTGAGCCAACGGCATGATTTGATTATGAAAATACAGATTGCCGTTTTTCTGTATTCGATGTTACTAACTAATAACTTAATCACCTCCTTTCGAAATTTATTAGAATATCCCGATTTTTAGTAAGAACTATTCCAGCATCGTTTGCACCGGCTCTTCCGGTCTGGCTTCAAGTTTGTTGCGCTCAATTAAACGCACACAAGTATTCCAGCGCAAGATTGGGTCATCGTTTCCGGAGGGTCTCATCTTTTCGGCTTTTTCGAAATGCTCCATGGCGTCACGCAGCCATTCATAGGCGAGATAATTTCCGCCCGGAATACTTTGATTGAGGGTCGCTTTGCCCTGGCGTTCGCAGATAATTCCGGCGTAATATTCGCGATCATATTCCTCTTTCAAGCGCGGGAGTAATTGACGCGCGTCATTTGGATCAACAGATCTGCCCT contains:
- a CDS encoding PorT family protein produces the protein MSVLVGALFTLITVLPATAQVNFGVIGGLNLANLSVDPDDGVDLSNRTAFGIGGILSFGMGETLALQLEPMFLQKGAKLKFSEQGFTLETEFKISYIEVPAMLKFAFGSSDTKPYVMAGPTVGFLLSAKAEDEDVKDDVKSIDFGLAFGGGVSLPMGNNTVFVEGRYSLGLSDINDDSSDDTEIKTKGIQIMAGITFPLGG